Proteins from a single region of Amycolatopsis sp. CA-230715:
- a CDS encoding FadR/GntR family transcriptional regulator, protein MPDLISDPLSRPPSMPERIAADISERITANGLEVLDKLPSITALADQYGVSKPMMREAARLLQAGGKIVFHHGKPCVVGSPGAEQLDDLFGFVLGQKRTDLMELQALREVLEIAAARAAASVATAAEHADLREHLDRYLAVPVPGDALHAADIALHAAVMRAGGNRLFAMLLDGITGLLQVSRREAWAQYESEGGTLALAHERHQRIVDTICDGDPEAAAQAMLDDLTDTRDALTVLIRPS, encoded by the coding sequence GTGCCGGACCTGATCAGCGATCCCCTGTCGCGGCCCCCGTCGATGCCGGAACGGATCGCCGCCGACATCTCGGAGCGGATCACCGCGAACGGCCTCGAGGTACTGGACAAACTGCCGAGCATCACCGCGCTGGCCGACCAGTACGGGGTGTCGAAACCCATGATGCGCGAAGCGGCAAGGCTCCTGCAGGCAGGCGGGAAGATCGTTTTCCACCACGGCAAACCGTGCGTGGTCGGCAGCCCCGGCGCCGAACAGCTCGACGACCTGTTCGGCTTCGTGCTCGGCCAGAAGCGCACCGACCTGATGGAGTTGCAGGCGCTGCGCGAAGTGCTCGAAATCGCCGCGGCGAGGGCGGCCGCGAGCGTGGCCACCGCCGCCGAGCACGCGGACCTCCGCGAGCACCTCGACCGCTACCTGGCCGTGCCCGTCCCCGGCGACGCGCTGCACGCCGCCGACATCGCGCTGCACGCCGCGGTGATGCGGGCGGGCGGGAACCGGTTGTTCGCGATGCTGCTCGACGGCATCACCGGCCTGCTGCAGGTTTCCCGTCGCGAGGCGTGGGCGCAGTACGAGAGCGAAGGCGGCACACTCGCCCTCGCCCACGAACGCCACCAGCGCATCGTGGACACCATTTGCGACGGCGACCCGGAGGCCGCCGCGCAAGCGATGCTCGACGATCTCACCGACACCCGGGACGCACTCACGGTGCTGATCCGGCCGAGCTGA
- a CDS encoding class I SAM-dependent DNA methyltransferase, whose protein sequence is MSEVFQHDVAGVYDLLYRARGKDYQAECDTVIDIVRSRNPSAQSLLDVGCGTGVHLAHFAADFGHVEGIDLSEDMLALAAARLPAVPLHRGDIADFTVDRTFDVVTSLFTVVGYLSTVEQLNSALRCMARALAPGGVLLVEPWWFPETFLPGFVSKNLVEIDGYTIARVSHSRLEGDFSVVDMHYLVADERGGVRHFDETHRLRLYTQEQYEEAFRLAGLKFEIEAPEGGHTGHPYFVGVRA, encoded by the coding sequence ATGTCTGAGGTTTTCCAGCACGATGTTGCCGGAGTTTACGATCTGCTGTACCGGGCGCGCGGAAAGGACTACCAGGCGGAGTGCGACACGGTCATCGACATCGTCCGCTCCCGGAACCCGAGCGCCCAGTCCCTTCTCGATGTCGGCTGTGGAACGGGAGTCCACCTCGCGCACTTCGCTGCCGATTTCGGCCATGTCGAGGGAATCGATCTGTCCGAGGACATGCTGGCACTGGCCGCGGCCCGGTTGCCCGCCGTGCCGCTGCACCGCGGTGACATCGCGGACTTCACCGTGGATCGCACGTTCGACGTGGTGACCTCGTTGTTCACCGTCGTCGGCTATTTGAGCACGGTCGAGCAGCTGAACTCGGCGCTGCGGTGCATGGCGCGCGCGCTCGCCCCCGGCGGTGTGCTGCTGGTCGAACCGTGGTGGTTCCCCGAGACGTTCCTGCCCGGCTTCGTCTCCAAGAACCTGGTCGAGATCGACGGCTACACGATCGCGCGGGTGTCGCATTCGAGGCTGGAGGGCGACTTCTCGGTGGTGGACATGCATTACCTCGTCGCCGATGAACGAGGTGGGGTACGCCATTTCGACGAAACGCACCGGCTCCGGCTCTACACCCAGGAACAGTACGAAGAGGCCTTTCGCCTGGCGGGCTTGAAGTTCGAGATCGAAGCACCCGAGGGCGGGCACACCGGCCACCCGTACTTCGTCGGCGTCCGCGCGTAA
- a CDS encoding class I SAM-dependent methyltransferase produces the protein MGSYRADLARVYREALGFHAVNCAPGILALLAPLRGGTVLELGCGTGLLTRHLVDAGYRVIATDASEDMLEHARAHVPEADVRPLRLPDDPLPRADAVVSIGNVLNYLTDADAVVAALEAASRAVRPGGILAVDLCDLAWGEAHRNASAKARLGDGWAMITRFAVPRADRFLFDFTIFTECGDFWRRDDERHELVLVDAAEVAARTGLAIGRAFGTETLPAGMVALTNPA, from the coding sequence ATGGGGTCCTATCGTGCCGATCTCGCCCGCGTTTATCGAGAAGCCCTCGGTTTCCACGCCGTGAACTGCGCGCCGGGAATACTCGCGCTGCTGGCACCGCTCCGGGGCGGCACCGTGCTGGAACTGGGCTGCGGCACGGGTTTGCTCACCCGCCACCTCGTCGACGCGGGGTACCGCGTGATCGCGACCGATGCGTCCGAGGACATGCTCGAACACGCGCGTGCGCACGTCCCCGAGGCGGACGTGCGGCCGTTGCGCCTGCCGGACGATCCGCTGCCGCGAGCGGACGCGGTCGTCAGCATCGGCAACGTGCTGAACTACCTGACCGACGCCGATGCCGTCGTCGCCGCGTTGGAGGCCGCTTCGCGCGCGGTGCGGCCGGGTGGAATCCTCGCCGTCGATCTGTGCGACCTGGCTTGGGGAGAAGCGCACCGGAACGCGTCGGCCAAAGCCCGCCTCGGTGACGGCTGGGCGATGATCACCCGTTTCGCGGTACCGCGTGCGGACCGGTTCTTGTTCGATTTCACGATCTTCACCGAGTGCGGTGATTTCTGGCGCCGAGACGACGAACGGCACGAACTCGTGCTCGTCGACGCGGCCGAAGTCGCCGCGCGAACCGGGCTCGCGATCGGTCGCGCCTTCGGTACCGAAACCCTTCCGGCGGGGATGGTCGCGCTCACCAATCCGGCGTGA
- a CDS encoding class IV adenylate cyclase → MGTAKHVEAELTAFVHDPERLHAELSRRAEAETCTYADTYYDDAHKGLAGRGLKLRVRRISTGEVLLTFKERAVDTHGSKPEHETTVGSAEVLHTVFTALGLRESAALTKHCTNYRFSHDGHALFATVAEIDELPGHTFLELECVTGEDDVPEALRAIRQVLGDLGLHDLSTVSYLKQISGSAGRSR, encoded by the coding sequence ATGGGCACAGCCAAGCACGTCGAGGCGGAACTGACCGCGTTCGTCCACGATCCCGAGCGCTTGCACGCCGAGCTTTCCCGCCGCGCCGAAGCCGAGACGTGCACCTACGCCGACACCTACTACGACGACGCGCACAAGGGGCTCGCCGGGCGGGGGCTCAAGCTCCGGGTCCGGCGGATCAGCACCGGCGAAGTGCTCCTCACGTTCAAGGAGCGCGCCGTCGACACGCACGGTTCGAAGCCCGAGCACGAGACAACGGTGGGCAGCGCGGAAGTGCTCCACACCGTGTTCACCGCGCTCGGGCTCCGCGAAAGCGCGGCGCTCACCAAGCACTGCACCAACTACCGGTTCAGCCACGACGGCCACGCGCTGTTCGCCACGGTCGCCGAGATCGACGAACTGCCCGGCCACACGTTCCTCGAACTCGAATGCGTCACCGGCGAAGACGACGTGCCGGAAGCACTGCGGGCGATCAGGCAGGTGCTCGGCGACCTCGGCCTGCACGACCTCAGCACCGTCTCCTACCTGAAGCAGATCAGCGGAAGCGCGGGACGATCTCGTTGA
- a CDS encoding beta-N-acetylglucosaminidase domain-containing protein, whose product MVLSSRFTRLFVTAVTALTVVVAPAASAAPEKAAVPKVWPVPQQVDAGHGALAVPATVGEVFGEHADPAAVAVVEQALRGAGAKRFVPGPAELTVYLGGPATEALDRLGVPGPAGLASGGYVLAADRASRTLALSGADARGTFYAAQTLRQLVTGHRIPEVKVRDWPAMPLRGVIEGFYGAPWSHADRLAQLDFYGRTKQNIYVYSPKDDPYLRARWRDTYPADKLAEIKALVDRGAANHVDFTYALSPGLSICYSDPAETTKLVAKFQSLWDIGVRSFAIPLDDISYTKWNCDADAAKFGTGGAAAGAAQSFLLNAVQKQFIETHPGIDRLQMVPTEYYDLADSGYKTALRTQLDPRVVVEWTGVGVIAPTITTEQAKQTHQVFGHDILVWDNYPVNDYITDRLLMGPYVGREPGIAGELAGVTANPMVQAESSKIAEFTSADFLWNPKAYDPDASWRAALADLGGRAAAPLTVFSENNYAGALDRVPGKPDQDSPVLRPLLDAFWSALDGRGDLLGATWRLDDYLRKLASNPADLRKGMADNPAFLDEIGPWLDKLGLLGDAGRHAVKMLLAQRFGDNAGAWAERRATADLYARAQAIVVQTARGAKQPLPCLSVCTPFLDKALSKVDTAFGVPMRPTATTSGLGTYQDNAPSRMVDRDDGTFYWSDWNPPVGSSVGVDLGAVKPVGHVEIKMGNAKSPNDYVHHGVLEYSADGNSWAQAATTTDQAVVSAGLPAGATARYVRLRVTAAQEFWVVVREFSVGTLDNPPLAVTGGPAGNLAAVADGDASTVYKGASPAPGDVLTVTAASARALDGVTVLASDPAPRAEIQVGSGGQWRTVGFLTGAYTSVRTGGRPADGVRLVWRSGSPVPKVNEIVPRFR is encoded by the coding sequence GGACCCGCCGAACTGACGGTGTACCTCGGCGGACCTGCGACGGAGGCGCTCGACCGCCTCGGCGTCCCAGGCCCGGCGGGGCTCGCCTCGGGCGGTTACGTACTGGCCGCCGACCGCGCCAGCCGCACACTCGCGCTGTCCGGCGCCGACGCCCGCGGCACCTTCTACGCCGCGCAGACGCTGCGCCAGCTCGTCACCGGGCACCGGATCCCGGAGGTCAAGGTGCGGGACTGGCCCGCGATGCCGTTGCGCGGGGTGATCGAAGGCTTCTACGGCGCGCCGTGGTCGCACGCCGACCGGCTCGCCCAGCTGGACTTCTACGGCCGCACCAAGCAGAACATCTACGTCTACTCGCCGAAGGACGACCCGTACCTGCGCGCGCGGTGGCGCGACACCTACCCCGCGGACAAGCTCGCGGAGATCAAGGCGCTCGTCGACCGCGGCGCGGCGAACCACGTCGACTTCACCTACGCGCTGTCGCCGGGGCTGTCGATCTGCTACTCCGATCCGGCGGAAACCACCAAACTGGTGGCGAAGTTCCAGTCCCTGTGGGACATCGGCGTCCGCTCGTTCGCGATCCCGCTCGACGACATCTCGTACACGAAGTGGAACTGCGACGCCGACGCCGCGAAGTTCGGCACCGGCGGCGCCGCAGCGGGTGCGGCGCAGTCGTTCCTGCTCAACGCCGTGCAGAAGCAGTTCATCGAGACCCACCCCGGGATCGACAGGCTGCAGATGGTGCCGACCGAGTACTACGACCTCGCCGACTCCGGGTACAAGACCGCGCTGCGCACCCAGCTCGACCCGCGGGTGGTCGTCGAATGGACCGGCGTCGGCGTGATCGCGCCGACGATCACCACCGAGCAGGCGAAGCAGACGCACCAGGTGTTCGGGCACGACATCCTGGTGTGGGACAACTACCCGGTCAACGACTACATCACCGACCGGCTCCTGATGGGCCCGTACGTCGGAAGGGAACCGGGCATCGCGGGCGAACTGGCCGGTGTCACGGCCAACCCGATGGTGCAGGCGGAATCGTCGAAGATCGCGGAGTTCACCTCGGCCGACTTCCTGTGGAACCCGAAGGCCTACGACCCGGACGCTTCGTGGCGCGCCGCGCTGGCGGACCTCGGCGGACGCGCCGCCGCGCCGCTGACCGTGTTCTCCGAGAACAACTACGCGGGCGCGCTCGACCGCGTCCCCGGCAAACCGGACCAGGACTCGCCGGTACTGCGGCCGCTGCTCGACGCGTTCTGGTCGGCGCTGGACGGGCGCGGTGACCTGCTCGGCGCGACTTGGCGGCTCGACGACTACCTGCGCAAGCTCGCGTCGAACCCGGCCGACCTGCGGAAGGGGATGGCGGACAACCCCGCGTTCCTCGACGAGATCGGCCCGTGGCTCGACAAGCTCGGCCTGCTCGGCGACGCCGGGCGCCACGCGGTGAAAATGCTTCTGGCGCAACGCTTCGGCGACAACGCGGGCGCGTGGGCGGAACGCCGCGCCACCGCGGATCTCTACGCGCGCGCCCAGGCCATCGTGGTGCAGACCGCGCGCGGCGCGAAGCAGCCGTTGCCCTGCCTGTCGGTGTGCACTCCGTTCCTGGACAAGGCGTTGAGCAAGGTCGACACGGCGTTCGGCGTGCCGATGCGGCCCACCGCGACCACCTCGGGGCTCGGTACCTACCAGGACAACGCGCCGTCGCGGATGGTCGACCGCGACGACGGCACGTTCTACTGGAGCGACTGGAACCCGCCCGTCGGCAGCAGCGTCGGCGTCGACCTCGGCGCGGTGAAACCGGTGGGTCACGTCGAGATCAAGATGGGGAATGCCAAGAGCCCCAACGATTACGTGCACCACGGCGTATTGGAGTACTCGGCCGACGGGAACTCGTGGGCGCAGGCGGCCACCACGACCGACCAGGCGGTGGTGAGCGCGGGCCTGCCCGCGGGCGCGACGGCGCGGTACGTGCGCCTGCGCGTCACCGCGGCACAGGAGTTCTGGGTGGTGGTGCGCGAGTTTTCGGTCGGCACACTGGACAACCCGCCGCTCGCGGTCACCGGCGGACCGGCCGGGAACCTCGCCGCCGTCGCTGACGGCGACGCCAGCACCGTCTACAAAGGAGCGTCGCCTGCCCCGGGTGACGTGCTGACGGTCACGGCCGCGTCCGCACGCGCCTTGGACGGCGTCACCGTGCTCGCCTCGGACCCGGCGCCGCGAGCGGAGATCCAGGTCGGTTCCGGCGGCCAGTGGCGCACGGTCGGATTCCTGACCGGGGCCTACACCTCGGTGCGGACCGGCGGCCGCCCCGCGGACGGCGTCCGGCTGGTGTGGCGATCGGGCTCACCGGTTCCGAAGGTCAACGAGATCGTCCCGCGCTTCCGCTGA